One window of Penaeus chinensis breed Huanghai No. 1 chromosome 3, ASM1920278v2, whole genome shotgun sequence genomic DNA carries:
- the LOC125037996 gene encoding dynein regulatory complex protein 9-like, translating into MCASLSFEDYNLGPRTSKNVSRFTKKAYQSIQLIRELLPMPPSKSDIEDIDLTEEIGSGTQAQTLNLRKFHDDLKYIEKIFISLAGELESSCSFNSLQEFIQNEKTEQKKKADFIAMFHGQKWKAKHFEKSNRIRCLQRELRSVRQDTVKQIQAKDEEIAYLTKAVEDAKRLNPKREEFEKKLAKVQIENLQFVIEQEMKDICSKNAKVGREIPQEIRVHDALITFLKESCAKLEARILEWETMFETDTQEKRQEVAVWQAEVQTKKTDLENLDERYESFRKVVMEYEAAREIERLEKEEEDRRNRAAAKIQAWWKGWMVRRGMNAGFKKKNKKNKPVKK; encoded by the coding sequence ATGTGTGCTTCATTAAGTTTTGAAGATTATAATCTTGGGCCACGCACAAGTAAAAATGTCAGTAGATTTACCAAGAAAGCTTATCAGAGCATTCAGCTGATAAGGGAATTACTTCCAATGCCACCTTCCAAGTCTGATATAGAAGACATTGACTTGACTGAAGAAATTGGCAGTGGTACTCAAGCTCAAACTCTGAACCTAAGGAAATTTCATGATGACttgaaatatattgaaaaaatattCATCAGCCTTGCTGGTGAATTAGAAAGCTCTTGTAGTTTTAACAGTCTTCAAGAATTCATTCAAAATGAaaagacagaacaaaagaaaaaggcagaCTTCATAGCTATGTTTCATGGACAGAAATGGAAAGCAAAACACTTTGAAAAGAGTAACAGAATACGATGTCTTCAAAGAGAACTTCGAAGTGTCAGGCAAGACACAGTAAAACAGATTCAAGCCAAGGATGAAGAGATTGCCTATCTTACAAAAGCTGTTGAGGATGCTAAGCGATTGAATCCCAAGAGAGAAGAATTTGAGAAGAAGTTGGCTAAAGTTCAGATAGAAAACCTTCAGTTTGTGATTGAGCAGGAAATGAAAGATATATGTAGTAAGAATGCCAAAGTGGGGAGAGAAATCCCTCAGGAGATAAGGGTGCATGATGCACTGATAACCTTCCTGAAGGAGAGTTGTGCAAAGCTAGAGGCCAGAATACTAGAATGGGAAACGATGTTTGAAACAGATACTCAGGAAAAGAGGCAGGAAGTGGCTGTGTGGCAGGCAGAAGTCCAGACCAAAAAGACTGATTTGGAGAACCTGGATGAAAGATATGAGAGTTTCAGGAAGGTTGTGATGGAGTACGAAGCAGCAAGAGAAATTGAACgcttggagaaggaggaggaggacaggaggaacaGAGCTGCTGCAAAGATCCAAGCATGGTGGAAGGGCTGGATGGTCAGGAGAGGAATGAATGCAGGtttcaagaaaaagaataagaaaaacaaacctgTAAAAAAGTAA
- the LOC125038007 gene encoding uncharacterized protein LOC125038007: MILPLKDEFKSMKNCEIRSGLSKQGQAASEKYIISSRLCMIATGYRDFIPCQDYLDNWLCYVMFPMLCYPGCSMPSTTTLLLEASFLPDFSLPTQKKIYPFCHLLHPVN; this comes from the exons ATGATATTACCTCTAAAAGATGAATTCAAGAGTATGAAAAATTGTGAGATCAGAAGTGGACTTTCAAAACAG GGACAAGCAGCTTCAGAGAAATACATTATTAGCAGCCGCCTCTGCATGATAGCGACTGGCTATAGAGATTTTATACCCTGTCAAGATTACTTGGACAATTG GCTGTGCTATGTCATGTTCCCCATGCTATGTTATCCAGGATGCAGCATGCCTTCTACCACAACTCTTCTCCTAGAGGCAAGCTTCCTGCCAGATTTCAGCCTGCCCACACAGAAAAAAATCTACCCTTTCTGTCACCTCCTTCACCCTGTCAACTGA